TACGAtacaaaaatacacatttttcatataacaatatatgttaATTCGTTACGAAATATCTACTATCTAGAAAATTTAacattaacttatttatatttttgtacttaaaaaaaacgaatgtgTTACATATACTATGCcatcattataattaacaattaaaaacatatatattcaactaaatattattaaatactctgtttataattaaatgaattaaataattgtgcTTTATCTTCACTCAGTTCAAAAAATGAGAAACAGTGATTAAAacttttaagaatttttttatgtatattttgagcATATCTATGATAGCTATATCTATGAACGGACTATTCAAGATATAAACCAAAAACtgtaaatcgaattttaattagttttccctataaatgatgatttattattataagaaaaaatgttactaaaatttcACAAAAAGCAATGACTCTTATTTTCATCAATTgaactgaaaataaattaactagaatttttactttaaattaaaccaATGAGAAACTCACTATAAATCGAAACATATTATGCCacaaacataaacataaaaaaaaaaacaaatttgccaatccaaaaataaatataaataaccatttacgaccgctaaaataaaaatacttgctCCGAACACAATTACTTTTATCAAAATTCGGActaccaaatatttatttacttgttcaAATAATGTGAGCCCTATTGATTACAACTGTCAATTAGTTtcagatatttaattaatagctGCGGATTGTTCGAAGTCGCCTTTGTCGAGGCTCCGCTGGACTTTGGTTGGTTCGTATATTAACATGGACGTGCGTTCCGGACTTGTTCTATTACGCTGCatgtctaaaaaaatataaaaatttacttacaGTTGTCGCAAATTCAGTTCATCTATGAATCCACCAGTCAATAGCCCATTTATTGAGAAAGTACATAAAACATCACGTCTTTGTTTAGCTCGACCCAACGGGCTTCCTGATTGTATGTGCCCAACATTgacacacatataaaatatcataactaTTGACTATATCTCACATAATCAAaattaggaactaagatgttatacccTTGTGCTTGTTACGCTACCCTGGCttagtcacccttcaaaccggaacacggtagaatatatgagagGGTGGGACcaactcagacgggcttgcaagaAGTCAGACGTCGacctgtatagtacgacacaacttagatgtcgcatcggcaaaattcgtaaaaccgatcacatccgaattaagtacgctatcccaaattatcaatatttatttctcacgcgaatatgagctttgcacaaacgtaataacttgtaatatcatatgacctaatatattcgtcactttgacgcgtcgatgtgcatacacttgctttctctgacgtgtgaatctacagcgacgaatagcgtcgaatggcgcgatagggagctatttctattggttgtgtaaatcggcactaatcggttttattttcattccattgcattttccgatgctacatctaatttgtgccGTACTATACGTGTGGAGTGCGGGTACTCACAGCGCAAGCTGAGTCGGCGCTTGTGCTGGCCGCACAGCTCGAGCTGTCGCCGCAGCAGCTGCGACGCGGACGCCGGCCGCGCGGGCGACGTAGCGCCGCGCACCGCGTCCGACGACGCCGTCTTGTTCAGGCGCTCTACCGCACGAGGAATACATGTCGATATACTAACAGACTTGTCGTCATTtagaagatatatttatttatttatttatttaaactttattgcacaactatttaacaaaaaataaattgagcaaaaggcgggcttaaagctatatagccttatctaccagccaaccttagcacatgcaagaaagagcgtacagtagatgcataaagccatccttatattgaattacattacacatacatacatatatatatacacatatatatatatatataaacatacacacacttacataaatatatattataaatatatacatataacatacatttaataatatactaatgataaagtaacaaaaagttaacaataatactaaaagtacagtgtaataataacagcttaaataaaataaaagggaacGAAACCAAGAAAGGCGATAAAAGCTAagacttatatttctttaagagaAATTGTTTTACCCTACTTATGAACAGATCTTTAGAGGACGTTTCTCTGATGACGACTGGTAATTCATTCCAAAGTCGTATAGCGTTAACAGTGAAAGAATTAGATACAAAACCAGATGTGTGAGGAGGAATAGAAAGAAGAAGGTTATGAGAAGAACGAAGATGCCTAATATGAGTAtcggaaagaaaattaaatttggacttAAGATAAGAAGGAGCAAGTGGATTATAAACAAGAGAGTGTAGAATACATAGTATTCTTAAATGCCTACGATCTTTAATAGGTAGCCAATTAAGCATTAACCGATATGAAGAAATGAGCTCAAATTTACGGAGGCCATATATAAATCGTATGCAGGTGTTATGCAATCTTTCGAGTTTACTTAAAAGTGTTACATTAAGATCGAGATTTACGATATATACGTAACATTAGCTTAAAAAGAAGAACATTCGTTACTACCCGGCCTCGAACTGATGCTATGATATCTACATgcttcattattatcattattcttAAGTGATACACACTCAGGAATAATGTTCACTATTCACCAGtgaaaacaatattgaaatttaataaatacttcataCAAACTAAATTACCTCttcataacattaatatagacaAATAGTTTTGCTTAAATCTGACATATGCTGTATTTTACTGGCTCTATACCCAAATTTCGTTACGATCGTTTAAATAATTCACTCATAATAAGGTTCTAAACACTTAGTGTTGCTGTCGAAAATCATGATGTTATTAAAGATTGGTAGCATTTGAACGGTATTATACAGGACCAGATTATCCATTAGGCAATGTAAGCTAGGGATTCCAAGGGCTAATACGGGGTTTATtaaaccaaatattttaaaactaagttttaaaattcattactaacggaatttttaaaaccaaatatatctctcatttcaataaaatgattGCATATCTTCGTATTATGGTACAAAACATTGTAACTAtgcaataattatgttttaagatGATGGAGTAAAAAGCCCGATATGTGAACTAACCTAACCCAACAGAGTTATCTTGGCGAAGGTCacgaaaatagaaaaaaaatcgacaATTCGCGATACTCACCGCGTTCCGTCAAAACAATCTCTCGGTGCATTTGCGACAATTCAACGTCACTGATTAAGACCCGGTGTCTCAGGTCCGGCAACAAAGAGCGACTCTTTTCAAAAAGCGTATTTTTCGTTTCTTGGAACGATGAATTTTGGCTTGATTGGGACATCTgaaaattgtacatttttccAACTGTATACCAAGTTTAAAACTATTGAGTTTTTAGTCTCGTTCAGATAGTATTTAAACTATACATTGAATATTACAACAGAATTATACATACCTACTATCTAATTAATTATCTACCTAGATTTAGACATTGACAATTTTACTTCTTTTAACTAATAtgaagtaataataacaaaaaattaacagcTCATCAGTGTCCCATTGTTACCCAAAATCTTTCCTCTCAAAGGGAACTTATGAAAGCTAATTCAATCACGCCAAGATGCGGTTTGACAGTCTCGAAATATGAActaaatgaaacaataataatattacgacAATTTGCAAATTTGAAACTGTCCGCAAAAAATTCGTGGTTATGGTAgcgtaatttttattatgaatattttaaaagacgTAGTGTTTCtcttaagaatatatttaatttatttattattgaatcatCATTATTTGATGATTCGTTATTTGTTATTTGGTATATaagacatatattataaaataacgtttGACTAAATTAGCTACAAGAAAATAGACAGGATAAGTTGTTGGGCTGACAAATGGCGACCTGATGgtctatagaaatattaatcattccttacatcgccaatgcgacaCTAAActtgggacctaagatgttacgtccgtCGTGCTTATGAAACACTGGTTCACTATCTCTTCCAATAGAACCACAACTATACgaaatattgttgtttggcggtagaatatatgtgtGGTTTGTAACCCAGAcaagcttgcacaaaaccctaccaccaagtaaccaTAATGAATTTCAACTCAATCTGACCCATAGTTTAAGGGAACTCGTGATGTATGttattacacaatataaataatatttgatatacgtTGGTTACCTTATTTCTATTGTGTGTTGGACTAGACTGGGGTCTATTCTTAAAATCAATATGATTCACCCCACTTTGATTTCTTACTATAGGTGATAGCTTCCTGAACTCACTTCTTGGTTCCAGTTCGATCTTTACAGTCTCTGAAGTTGATGTATTACTCGCTCTACCGAAAAGCGGGGAAAGCTTCGGCTTAACCCCACTGCTATCAGACTCCTCGACGCTTTCGATTGTAATAGTCGAGTCAATACTATTAGGTTTTCGAATtggtttaacaataattaaacctGCATCTAAGCTCTTCTCTTCATTTTCAGACTTCTGCATTTCAAAGTTGGGATTTTCGAAACCAGTTTGGGTAGCGATATCGTCGCTAACTGCTGTAAAAGTTTGAGAAGCTCTATTCGACGCGCGGTTTAACATTCGCTTACGTCGTTCCAGTTCTGCGTGTATGTCAGTTTGCACGCGCAAGTTTATATCGCCGTAACGGCGAACGATATAGTTTAACAGCCAGTGATAGCCTTTTCGAAGGCCTGGAtcgattttaattttgcttGACTTTGAATCGTACGGACTAGCGCTGTACGATTCAACCAACGTTGGACATCTGTACCTAAAGAgtcacattattttatatttatggttaaatgaaaatattctactttcaagtaggctcataaaagcactttttgTAGTCTTTATGCTAgtcttaaatttaatgtaaagctaccatcggttctaAAAGCAGTCTACCGAGGGAACCGGCAACAAACTctgttactcttttccaatgtctataaagtaaaattaaatttatatatatcctgcctggaaatcaacaaatattaagtACACGCCTTTTTTCAttgatataatcttgtattgagtagtATGCCTTAGTTATCGACGTTATATgatataagattaaaattattatcagggGAACTTAAAaactgtataatatacatatgtacgtcATCAATAAGTCGACTAGAACGTTAAAAAGGTCTTATATACTGAAACTTCGATGTCACCATTTCTTTACATGGCGTTACGaagattgttttgtaattttatcataaagaaattaatttatacaagaaTTATTGTATTGCCCGGTATTTACACATGTGtacgtatatattattcaatgtcGATCCAAGAATAATGAAAGCCAAAgtaattttgaaaacaaaaggTCCTACTACGAAAGTCTACAAgctgtaaattaaatttcagaTACCTTGAAAGAAATGGCCTTACCTGTTAACGAGTGGTTCGATGTTCAGCTTTTCGACTACATCTATGTCGTCTAATGCACCTCTTTTGTCTTGCTTATTAGCCAACACTAAGACAGGTTTACCTATGtcacaaaaaagtatatataaaaaata
This DNA window, taken from Vanessa cardui chromosome 26, ilVanCard2.1, whole genome shotgun sequence, encodes the following:
- the LOC124540744 gene encoding ADP-ribosylation factor-like protein 13B → MGNCVGLFRRRKMRRHIVLIMIGLDNAGKTKTVNNLAGEKDDRVLPTVGFKAVNLIHKDTPVTIYDLGGGPQFRQIWPQYYSEVHGVIFVIDSSDFSRLDECKSVLEEVLSHDKISGKPVLVLANKQDKRGALDDIDVVEKLNIEPLVNRYRCPTLVESYSASPYDSKSSKIKIDPGLRKGYHWLLNYIVRRYGDINLRVQTDIHAELERRKRMLNRASNRASQTFTAVSDDIATQTGFENPNFEMQKSENEEKSLDAGLIIVKPIRKPNSIDSTITIESVEESDSSGVKPKLSPLFGRASNTSTSETVKIELEPRSEFRKLSPIVRNQSGVNHIDFKNRPQSSPTHNRNKMSQSSQNSSFQETKNTLFEKSRSLLPDLRHRVLISDVELSQMHREIVLTERERLNKTASSDAVRGATSPARPASASQLLRRQLELCGQHKRRLSLRYMQRNRTSPERTSMLIYEPTKVQRSLDKGDFEQSAAIN